GAATCCCCCCGGTCGCACTCGCGACCACCGGAGCGTGGCAGGCCATCGCCTCCAGATTGATAATACCGAATGGCTCGTAGACAGAAGGGCAACAAAAAACAGACGCATTACTGTAAAGCTGAATCGCCTCCGGCTTGGTCACCATCTTCTCGATCCATACGACGTGCGGGTTAATCTTACTGACCTCCTCAACCTTTTCGCGCATCTCGGCCGCGATCTCCGGCGTGTCCGGTGCACCTGCGCAAAGCACGACCTGCGTCCCCTTCGGAAGATGAGGGATCGCCTCGACGAGATGCGTAACGCCCTTCTGCCGCGTAATCCGACCGACGAACAAAACATAAGGTACTGTCGGATCAACCCCATACTTGATCAGCGCCGACGTATCCGAAGTCTTCTGATACTCCTTCAAATCGATCCCGTTATAGATAACGTGAATGAGTTCCGGGTTGATCTCAGGGTAAGACCGAAGAATATCTTCTTTCGTTCCCTTCGACACAGCGATCACCGCATCGGCATCCAGAATTGCAGTGCGTTCCATCCAAGAGCTCATCGCATACCCACTACCTAGCTGCTCCGCCTTCCACGCACGCAACGGCTCCAGGCTGTGCGTCGTCAAAACGAACGGAACGTTGAAGAGCTTCTTCGCAAGAAAGCCTGCCATCGACACGTACCACGTGTGCGTATGCACAACGTCAATCGCCGCAAGCGACTTCACCTGCGCGAGATTGAGACTCAACGCCTCAAGGGCCGTCTTGTACTTCCCCTCTGTACCGTTTGTGATCTCCGACCAAGGCTCTGCACCGTGCACATGCAGGTTGCCTTCATCGAGCGATTGATTCCCCCAGCAATAGACCTCAACGTCGATCGACTTGGCCAACTCCCGACTGAGATATTCAACGTGAACTCCAGCCCCGCCGTACACATTCGGGGGATACTCTCGTGTCATCAGACCAACTCGCAAGCAAACCTCCTCATGTCCGATATCGACCTCAGTGTCGAATCGAACAGAGACACATCATACGCAAATACACTCAAAATTTCTGCGACAAGTCTCAACGGCGGCCGACTCATCCCAGGTGGTCTTTCTCTCATTCGCTATCACAGCTTCGCTAATGTTTCCGACCTGACAGAGCATCAAGATGGCCAACCCTTCGGAGACGCCGCGAGGCTTGATTGTGCTTCCTCAACCAGAGTCTCGGCAGTGCGCAACAGGGAGCTGAACTCCGGATGTTTCCGCACCGTACTCAACCAGGGGTCCGATCTTAGAGTGGCGGGTGCACAGACAAACCCTGACTGCGCCGCCCGCTTCAGAGCTTCTACGGCGAGATCCGTCATCCTGAGCCGGGCATAGTGACGCGCGAAATAAAGGAGAATCTCGGGTTCACGAGCTGTATCCGCCGTCTCCATCAGTTGGACTGCGTCACTCGCCCTACCTTCGAGAACGGCCAACAGCGAACTCATAAGAGCAACCATTAGCTTGGACAACGCCATTCTGCCTAATCGATCACGCAAGAGGCTAATCGCCCGCTTCCGATTTCCCAGAGCCGCCCACGCCGCCGCGTCGAGATAGTAGGCGGCGCGTCCGCTATACTGCTCAATGGCAGACGCATACTCCCCAGCAAGAAACAACGTATGAGCAACGCTCGTCACAAGCGCCGGGTCCAACTCGACCCCTCGTCTGTGTGCTTCGACCGACTGCTGCAGCAGACCTCGAAAGCGAAACACCTGAACCAGGCTCGTAAATGATTCCGGCTCTCCAGGGTGCCGCTCCAACCGTTCAAGCAGGCGCCCCAAAGCCTCATCCGCATGTCCAGTGTCTAC
The Edaphobacter lichenicola genome window above contains:
- a CDS encoding winged helix-turn-helix domain-containing protein, with protein sequence MTHGFSKKNQSSVEYAYRFGNFELHPEERLLKRAHVPIPLQPKAFDALLCLVRRAERLVSKQELIKTLWPSVHVSESNLTNTIVSLRKIVGRDTIRTVSKHGYRFELAVTGEPGVAQETYEKFTRAKELTIQRSLESMQLARDLYWTCLAVDPSFAPAWAWLGRCCWFLDKFSGSSSTNLELAHAAFQRAFALDSDLACAHQFYTLVQVDTGHADEALGRLLERLERHPGEPESFTSLVQVFRFRGLLQQSVEAHRRGVELDPALVTSVAHTLFLAGEYASAIEQYSGRAAYYLDAAAWAALGNRKRAISLLRDRLGRMALSKLMVALMSSLLAVLEGRASDAVQLMETADTAREPEILLYFARHYARLRMTDLAVEALKRAAQSGFVCAPATLRSDPWLSTVRKHPEFSSLLRTAETLVEEAQSSLAASPKGWPS
- the glgA gene encoding glycogen synthase — its product is MRVGLMTREYPPNVYGGAGVHVEYLSRELAKSIDVEVYCWGNQSLDEGNLHVHGAEPWSEITNGTEGKYKTALEALSLNLAQVKSLAAIDVVHTHTWYVSMAGFLAKKLFNVPFVLTTHSLEPLRAWKAEQLGSGYAMSSWMERTAILDADAVIAVSKGTKEDILRSYPEINPELIHVIYNGIDLKEYQKTSDTSALIKYGVDPTVPYVLFVGRITRQKGVTHLVEAIPHLPKGTQVVLCAGAPDTPEIAAEMREKVEEVSKINPHVVWIEKMVTKPEAIQLYSNASVFCCPSVYEPFGIINLEAMACHAPVVASATGGILEVVVDGVTGYLVPFEQDPVTTFASNPKKFSRDLAEKISDLLADPEKTKRFGEAGRRRVEETFAWSAIAEQTIDLYRKLLRDRSEANSRS